In one Hymenobacter sp. DG25B genomic region, the following are encoded:
- a CDS encoding VanZ family protein, whose protein sequence is MYPAPPTSRRRAYVALPATWAVVILVLTLTPKDHMPHEPQWQLFSFYTAAHAFVFWVLAILCYFSAQRQTRSPWLRTHAISVLFVGCTLFGSFIELAQLVMDLGRYAEWTDILSDALGTLAGLLMAQLALRRFA, encoded by the coding sequence ATGTATCCGGCCCCGCCCACGTCTCGCCGCCGCGCCTATGTTGCGCTGCCCGCAACGTGGGCGGTGGTCATTCTGGTCCTTACCCTCACGCCCAAGGACCATATGCCGCATGAGCCCCAATGGCAGCTGTTCTCTTTTTACACGGCAGCACATGCCTTTGTTTTCTGGGTGCTGGCTATCCTCTGCTATTTCTCGGCCCAGCGGCAAACCCGTTCCCCCTGGCTGCGCACCCACGCCATCAGCGTGCTGTTTGTAGGCTGCACGCTGTTCGGTTCTTTTATCGAACTGGCCCAGCTGGTGATGGACCTGGGCCGCTATGCGGAGTGGACGGATATATTAAGTGATGCCCTGGGCACGCTGGCCGGTCTGCTGATGGCCCAACTGGCCCTGCGCCGTTTCGCCTGA
- a CDS encoding M28 family metallopeptidase: protein MLALWKLTRRPLQWLGLSACLLTLAAEPAQSQDMREVRRTLRYLTSRHLHGRGYTHQGDQRAAAFLAKSFKRLGLLPFDAAATYTQPFPLTVNTFPGRLAFAVDGHKLQPGQDFILAPESGGGRFTAPVVYFDSLALAQDAARQQFLAQPLQTAALVLPQAIYRRVLTQPALAHKLGEARALIALVPDKLTASLASQQITQSRLRVATSAWPTAAKQVTLKLDARLQQNYRTQNVLGYLPGTSRPDSLLVVTAHYDHLGELGRHHYFPGANDNTSGTSMLLQLARYLSQPAHRLRYTVVFIGFSAEEAGLLGSRYFTAHPLFPLDKVRFLLNLDLVGTGDTGATVVNGTLHPLEFQLLQQLNSGPAGVGSINARGKAANSDHFPFSEAGVPAFFLYTRGGIAAYHDVNDKAATLPLTRYAALFQLLSQFLTRLAH from the coding sequence ATGCTTGCACTCTGGAAGCTAACCCGGCGGCCCCTGCAATGGCTGGGCCTGAGCGCCTGCCTGCTCACGCTTGCGGCTGAACCGGCACAAAGCCAGGACATGCGCGAGGTGCGCCGCACGTTGCGTTACCTCACCTCCCGGCACCTGCACGGACGCGGCTATACGCACCAGGGAGACCAGCGCGCCGCTGCTTTCCTGGCGAAAAGTTTTAAGCGCCTAGGCTTATTGCCTTTTGACGCTGCCGCAACCTATACCCAGCCATTCCCGCTTACCGTCAACACCTTTCCGGGCCGGCTGGCCTTCGCCGTTGATGGCCACAAGCTGCAGCCTGGGCAGGATTTTATCCTGGCGCCTGAGTCAGGCGGCGGCCGCTTCACAGCTCCGGTTGTGTATTTTGATTCGCTGGCCTTAGCGCAGGACGCAGCCCGGCAGCAGTTTCTAGCGCAGCCACTGCAAACGGCTGCCCTAGTTCTGCCACAGGCTATTTACCGGCGTGTGCTAACCCAGCCCGCGCTGGCGCACAAACTAGGTGAAGCCCGCGCCCTGATTGCGCTTGTTCCCGATAAGCTTACGGCGTCTCTCGCCTCGCAGCAAATAACACAGTCCCGGTTGCGGGTAGCCACTTCCGCCTGGCCAACCGCAGCAAAACAAGTGACGCTCAAGCTGGACGCACGCCTGCAGCAGAACTACCGTACGCAGAACGTGCTGGGGTACCTTCCCGGCACCTCCCGCCCCGATTCTTTACTGGTAGTAACTGCGCACTACGACCACTTGGGCGAATTGGGCCGGCACCACTATTTCCCCGGTGCCAATGATAATACCAGCGGTACCAGTATGCTGCTCCAGCTGGCCCGGTACCTCAGCCAACCGGCCCACCGGTTGCGCTATACCGTGGTATTTATTGGTTTTAGTGCGGAAGAAGCAGGCCTGTTGGGTTCCCGCTATTTCACGGCGCATCCGCTATTTCCGTTAGATAAAGTCCGGTTTCTGCTGAACCTGGATTTAGTGGGCACCGGCGATACCGGCGCCACGGTAGTGAACGGCACGCTGCATCCACTGGAATTTCAATTGCTACAGCAACTAAACAGTGGCCCGGCAGGCGTGGGGTCCATCAACGCCCGCGGCAAAGCGGCCAACTCCGACCATTTTCCGTTTTCCGAAGCAGGCGTGCCAGCCTTCTTTCTCTACACCCGGGGCGGCATTGCTGCTTATCACGATGTGAATGACAAAGCGGCAACCCTGCCCCTGACGCGCTACGCAGCACTTTTCCAGCTGTTAAGTCAATTCCTTACCCGTTTAGCGCACTAA
- a CDS encoding glycosyltransferase yields MSKLRILMLPKWYPNRYDDQDGDFVARHIQAIAQADAALQTAVVFAAVARAPVPKLIELEADLSGLTPTWRYYYRSRLTGLPWLDKPLKLLLWLVCMARGLRAVRQHWGGKLPNLVHAHILFRTGMLALWLKWRHGLPYLITEHWTIFQPANAWRLGWLRRKLAGVLVRQAAAYTPVSDDLRQALARFGGINPHTVIIPNVVDTALFHPPSMPGQRHGLLHVAAFNEPAKNLSGTLRTVARLRSAYPALKLHLRIAGYGAAEAQMHQLAGSLGLLDDGTVEFLGKLPPAQVAAEMRQAQALVLFSNYENLPCVLIEAQASGLPAVATRVNGVPELLPDDGSRGLLVPPRDEQALAQALLAVLQAPPGRFDSATLRAEAVARFSYPAVGAAFLEVYQQIVAHK; encoded by the coding sequence GTGAGCAAACTGCGCATACTGATGCTGCCCAAGTGGTACCCCAACCGCTACGACGACCAGGATGGGGACTTCGTGGCCCGTCATATCCAGGCCATTGCGCAGGCAGATGCGGCCCTGCAAACGGCCGTAGTATTTGCCGCCGTAGCCCGTGCCCCTGTCCCTAAGCTGATAGAACTGGAGGCGGACCTAAGCGGCCTCACGCCTACCTGGCGCTACTACTACCGCTCCCGGCTTACCGGCCTGCCCTGGCTGGATAAGCCCTTGAAATTACTGCTGTGGCTGGTGTGTATGGCCCGCGGCCTGCGGGCCGTGCGCCAACACTGGGGCGGCAAGCTGCCCAATCTGGTGCACGCCCATATTCTGTTTCGGACGGGTATGCTGGCGCTGTGGCTGAAGTGGCGGCACGGCCTACCTTATCTGATTACGGAACACTGGACGATTTTTCAGCCGGCAAACGCCTGGCGCCTGGGGTGGCTGCGGCGTAAGTTGGCCGGGGTGCTGGTGCGGCAGGCAGCGGCGTACACGCCTGTTTCGGATGATCTGCGGCAGGCACTGGCCCGCTTCGGGGGCATAAACCCACACACCGTTATCATCCCTAATGTGGTAGATACAGCGCTGTTTCACCCACCTTCTATGCCCGGGCAGCGGCACGGCCTGCTGCATGTGGCCGCGTTTAATGAGCCGGCCAAAAACCTGAGCGGCACCTTGCGCACAGTAGCCCGGCTGCGCTCGGCCTATCCGGCCCTGAAGCTGCATCTGCGAATAGCAGGCTATGGTGCCGCGGAGGCACAGATGCACCAGCTGGCCGGCTCGCTGGGTTTGCTGGACGATGGCACGGTGGAGTTCCTGGGCAAGCTGCCACCCGCTCAGGTAGCAGCTGAAATGCGGCAGGCGCAGGCTCTGGTGCTGTTTTCCAATTATGAGAATTTACCCTGCGTACTGATTGAGGCCCAGGCCAGCGGCTTACCCGCCGTAGCCACCAGGGTGAATGGCGTACCGGAGCTGCTGCCGGATGATGGCTCCCGCGGCCTGCTGGTGCCACCCAGGGATGAACAGGCCCTGGCCCAGGCCCTGCTGGCAGTACTGCAGGCCCCACCCGGCCGCTTTGATTCCGCCACCCTCCGCGCCGAGGCAGTAGCTCGCTTCAGCTACCCGGCCGTAGGTGCCGCTTTTTTAGAAGTGTATCAGCAGATTGTCGCCCACAAGTAG
- a CDS encoding TonB-dependent receptor, translating to MATHLTRIITLALLLFSFSSLEAAAQTGTITGVVKDEKTQEAIIGASVGVQGTTIGASTDLDGHFTLAKVPAGPQTLVISYISYQTKSIPNLTVEGGKVLVVNTGLAESAHQLADVVVTGQRITNTEVAVITEVKNAQLVAVGVSSEQIVKSQDRDAAQIARRVPGVSIQDNRFVLVRGLTQRYNSVLLNDILTPSTEVDSRAFSFDMIPSSAIDRMMIYKSGSAELPGEFAGGVIKLYTKRAPQENFTNLSIGGGYRANTTFQQVQQAQGGKLDFLGFDDGKRDLPGNYPVQLHVPPFTAERAAAYANQMPNRWGLQTKKALPDFRLGFNMGRRFALGEKEAGTMTSLSYSNTNQYSDIDLSFYEGQKVGQQYNDRTYSSNARLGLVQNFWLRVNPRTSFEFKNLFNQMGFSESVTREGQDITSSDSDVRAYSQRFESRSLYSGQLLGKHELANDKTNIDWQSGFSIIRRTEPDWRRVRYIRPHVTPGSEGVPAEFGVALPSDPNPTDAGRFFSELTERVETVAANLTHQLGQKDSSSVSGEERGMKLKAGVYAERKDRNFASRFFGYQGVGNTSGVRYLPLDQVFAPENVTGTEGKFTYEEGTEPNGRYDASNTLVAGYASLMVPVGPRFTGTIGLRAEYNDIKVNSRRLDGTPTQGGTSVLSPLPSLNMTYTISDKALVRAAYASTINRPEFRELAPFSFYDFNLNSNVVGNYTLKTANIQNLDARWEYYPASGEMISLGAFYKQFRNPIESFLLYTPSGLSNTFVNSKSAQNYGVELEVRKSLSELTNSSFLRRISLVGNASYIFSRVDLGETVLAADLGGEVSRENVADIQDQKRPLQNQSPYLINLGAYYDNPEAGTQVNLLYNVVGPRIFAVGNLLNPTVYEAPRNVIDLVLTKRLSQKLELRAAVQDVLNQPVKLVQDLNTNARIDNSDPTVRSFRRGANSSLGLTFKF from the coding sequence ATGGCCACACATCTAACCCGAATCATCACCCTGGCGCTGTTGCTGTTCAGCTTCAGCAGCCTGGAAGCCGCGGCTCAGACTGGTACGATTACCGGGGTCGTGAAAGACGAAAAAACGCAGGAGGCCATCATTGGGGCCAGTGTAGGCGTGCAGGGTACTACCATTGGCGCTTCTACCGACCTGGATGGCCACTTTACGCTGGCTAAAGTACCGGCCGGGCCGCAAACACTCGTTATTTCCTACATCTCCTATCAAACCAAATCCATTCCTAACCTAACGGTGGAAGGCGGTAAGGTGCTGGTGGTGAATACCGGTCTCGCGGAATCAGCCCACCAGCTAGCCGATGTGGTGGTAACCGGGCAGCGCATTACCAACACGGAAGTAGCCGTTATTACGGAAGTAAAGAACGCCCAACTGGTAGCAGTGGGCGTTTCTTCTGAGCAGATAGTGAAGTCGCAGGACCGCGACGCGGCCCAGATTGCCCGCCGCGTGCCCGGCGTTTCTATTCAGGACAACCGCTTTGTGCTGGTGCGTGGCCTCACGCAACGCTATAACTCCGTGCTGCTGAATGATATCCTGACGCCCAGCACCGAAGTAGACAGCCGTGCTTTCTCCTTCGATATGATTCCGAGCAGCGCCATTGACCGGATGATGATTTACAAATCCGGCTCGGCGGAGCTGCCCGGCGAGTTTGCGGGCGGCGTTATAAAGCTCTATACCAAGCGCGCGCCCCAGGAAAACTTCACTAACCTGAGCATTGGCGGTGGCTACCGCGCCAATACCACCTTTCAGCAGGTGCAGCAGGCCCAGGGCGGCAAGCTCGATTTCCTGGGTTTTGATGACGGCAAGCGCGACCTGCCCGGCAACTACCCGGTGCAGCTGCACGTGCCGCCCTTCACGGCGGAGCGCGCCGCCGCCTACGCCAACCAGATGCCCAACCGCTGGGGCCTGCAAACCAAGAAAGCCCTGCCCGATTTCCGTCTGGGCTTTAATATGGGCCGCCGCTTTGCCTTGGGCGAGAAAGAAGCCGGCACCATGACCAGCCTGAGCTACAGCAACACCAATCAGTACTCTGATATCGACCTGTCCTTCTACGAAGGCCAGAAAGTGGGCCAGCAGTATAATGACCGCACCTACAGCAGCAACGCCCGCCTGGGTTTGGTACAGAACTTCTGGCTGCGCGTAAACCCGCGTACTTCCTTCGAGTTCAAGAACCTGTTCAACCAAATGGGTTTCTCGGAAAGCGTTACCCGTGAAGGCCAGGATATTACTTCCTCAGATAGTGACGTGCGGGCCTACTCGCAGCGCTTTGAGAGCCGCAGCCTGTACTCGGGCCAGCTGCTGGGCAAGCACGAGCTGGCCAACGACAAAACCAACATCGACTGGCAGAGCGGCTTCTCCATCATTCGCCGCACCGAGCCCGACTGGCGCCGGGTGCGCTACATCCGCCCCCACGTAACCCCTGGCTCTGAAGGCGTACCTGCCGAGTTCGGCGTGGCCCTGCCCTCGGACCCCAACCCCACCGATGCCGGCCGCTTCTTCTCGGAGCTGACGGAGCGCGTAGAAACGGTGGCGGCCAACCTCACGCATCAGCTGGGCCAGAAAGATTCTTCCTCGGTATCGGGGGAGGAGCGCGGCATGAAGCTGAAGGCCGGCGTGTATGCCGAGCGCAAAGACCGGAATTTTGCTTCCCGCTTCTTCGGCTACCAGGGCGTGGGCAATACCAGCGGCGTGCGTTACCTCCCGCTGGACCAGGTGTTTGCGCCGGAAAACGTAACGGGCACCGAAGGCAAGTTCACGTATGAGGAAGGTACCGAGCCCAACGGCCGCTACGATGCCAGCAACACGCTGGTGGCCGGCTACGCCAGCCTGATGGTACCGGTGGGCCCCCGCTTTACGGGCACGATAGGCCTGCGCGCCGAGTACAACGACATTAAGGTGAACAGCCGCCGCCTGGACGGCACCCCCACCCAGGGCGGTACCAGCGTGCTCAGCCCGCTGCCCTCCCTGAACATGACCTACACCATTTCCGACAAGGCCCTGGTGCGGGCCGCCTACGCCTCTACCATCAACCGGCCCGAGTTCCGGGAACTGGCGCCGTTCAGCTTCTATGATTTCAACCTGAACTCGAACGTGGTGGGCAACTACACGCTCAAAACGGCCAACATTCAGAACCTGGATGCGCGCTGGGAATACTACCCGGCCTCCGGCGAAATGATTTCGCTGGGTGCTTTCTACAAGCAGTTCCGCAACCCCATTGAGTCGTTCCTGCTGTACACGCCTTCCGGCCTCAGCAACACCTTCGTCAACTCCAAATCGGCCCAGAACTACGGTGTGGAACTGGAAGTACGTAAGTCGCTGTCGGAGCTGACCAACTCCAGCTTTTTGCGCCGCATCTCGCTGGTCGGCAACGCCTCCTACATCTTCAGCCGCGTAGACCTGGGCGAAACCGTACTGGCCGCCGACCTGGGCGGGGAAGTAAGCCGCGAGAACGTGGCCGACATTCAGGACCAGAAGCGCCCCCTGCAAAACCAGTCACCTTACCTCATTAACCTGGGCGCTTACTACGATAACCCGGAAGCCGGCACCCAGGTGAACTTGCTCTACAACGTGGTAGGGCCGCGCATTTTCGCGGTGGGCAACCTGCTCAACCCTACCGTATATGAGGCCCCGCGCAACGTCATCGACCTGGTGCTGACCAAGCGCCTGAGCCAGAAGCTGGAGCTGCGTGCCGCCGTGCAGGATGTGCTCAACCAGCCCGTGAAACTGGTGCAGGACCTCAACACCAACGCCCGCATTGATAACAGCGACCCCACCGTGCGCTCCTTCCGCCGCGGCGCTAACTCCTCCCTGGGCCTCACCTTCAAGTTCTAA
- a CDS encoding AAA family ATPase — protein sequence MDDYRDKIRQVFTEVGKVVVGQQYMVNRLLIGLFTGGHILLEGVPGLAKTLTISTLSKVLHLPFQRVQFTPDLLPSDLVGTMIYNQSQSIFEVKKGPIFANLVLADEINRSPAKVQSALLEAMQEKQVTIGETTYQLDLPFLVLATQNPVEQEGTYPLPEAQVDRFMMKVYVDYLKKADELEVMRRMANLSYVGEVSPVLHKEDIFAIRSLINQVQISETLEKYIIELVFATRKPAEYDLAEFAQYVQFGVSPRASIALHRAAKAVAFLDQRDYVLPEDIKEVASDVLNHRILLNYEAEADGIRTADLIEAILRKVPIS from the coding sequence ATGGACGACTACCGCGACAAAATCCGCCAGGTATTTACGGAAGTAGGCAAGGTCGTGGTAGGCCAGCAGTACATGGTCAATCGGCTGCTGATTGGCTTGTTTACGGGTGGGCATATTCTCTTGGAAGGCGTGCCGGGCCTAGCCAAAACGCTTACCATTAGTACGCTTTCCAAGGTGCTGCACCTGCCGTTTCAGCGCGTGCAGTTCACGCCGGATTTGCTGCCTTCTGACCTGGTAGGCACCATGATTTATAACCAGAGCCAATCGATATTTGAAGTAAAGAAGGGGCCGATTTTCGCCAACCTGGTGCTGGCCGATGAAATTAACCGCTCGCCGGCTAAGGTGCAGAGCGCCCTGTTGGAGGCCATGCAGGAAAAGCAGGTGACCATTGGCGAAACCACCTACCAGCTGGATCTGCCGTTTCTGGTGCTGGCCACCCAAAACCCGGTGGAGCAGGAGGGGACCTACCCGCTGCCCGAGGCCCAGGTAGACCGCTTCATGATGAAGGTGTATGTGGACTATCTGAAAAAGGCCGATGAGCTGGAGGTGATGCGCCGCATGGCCAACCTTTCTTATGTAGGCGAGGTAAGCCCGGTGCTGCACAAGGAGGATATATTTGCCATTCGCAGCCTCATCAACCAGGTGCAGATTTCCGAAACGCTGGAGAAGTACATTATTGAGCTGGTGTTTGCTACGCGCAAGCCCGCCGAGTACGATCTGGCCGAGTTTGCCCAGTATGTGCAGTTTGGCGTAAGCCCGCGGGCCAGCATTGCTCTACACCGCGCCGCCAAAGCCGTGGCCTTCCTCGACCAGCGCGACTACGTGCTGCCGGAAGATATCAAGGAAGTAGCCTCCGACGTGCTGAACCACCGCATTCTGCTGAACTATGAAGCCGAGGCCGACGGTATTCGCACGGCGGATCTGATTGAGGCTATTTTGCGCAAGGTGCCTATCAGTTAA
- a CDS encoding lipopolysaccharide biosynthesis protein codes for MLRRILHNFATRLLTALLSFGVVWLTARYLGAAGRGHISLFLTDCAALLLFIGLLGGSSLIYLAPRRNIWHLLLPAYCWALLVCAAGTAAVALLRSVSAEYLLHLWALSLLQAFLSVNTLLLLGRRRDTPYNLLSVLPVLLLASTLLLNFALLRQRELSVYFQVCYLAYGLPLLLSFGWLAGLPRPSEVTSALRGTMRELARHSREAHLSNILTFINYRLSYYFVAHFADARAVGILSVGVALAEAIWMIPRSTALMQYTELVRADDKRAQVARAMRLTRLTLFLTVAAVVVLCALPPQLLSLVFGLEFATARPVILLLAPGVVAIALSQICSTYFTAVTHYRVNNLATLLGVVVTLVGCVTVVPAWGIRGAALVMTVSYSCSALYLVRAFLRATGIRLLDLLPRREDATYAWQLLRLAQPLATATEDAA; via the coding sequence ATGCTGCGCCGTATTCTCCACAACTTTGCTACCCGCCTGCTCACTGCCCTGCTCAGCTTTGGGGTGGTGTGGCTCACGGCGCGGTATCTGGGAGCGGCCGGGCGGGGGCACATCAGCCTGTTCCTGACGGATTGCGCGGCGCTGCTGCTCTTTATTGGGCTGCTGGGCGGCTCTTCGCTGATTTATCTGGCGCCGCGCCGCAACATCTGGCATTTGCTCCTGCCAGCCTACTGCTGGGCCTTGCTGGTGTGCGCGGCCGGCACGGCGGCGGTAGCTTTGCTGCGGTCTGTGTCGGCCGAGTATCTGCTGCATTTATGGGCCCTTTCTTTGTTGCAGGCCTTTCTTTCCGTTAACACGCTGCTGCTGCTGGGCCGCCGGCGTGATACACCCTATAATCTGCTCAGCGTACTGCCGGTACTGCTGTTAGCCAGCACGCTGCTGCTAAATTTTGCTCTGCTTCGGCAGCGCGAGCTGTCCGTCTATTTTCAGGTTTGTTACCTGGCGTATGGGCTGCCCTTGCTGCTCAGCTTTGGCTGGCTGGCGGGCTTGCCTAGGCCGTCGGAGGTGACGTCAGCCCTCCGTGGCACCATGCGGGAACTGGCCCGCCACAGTCGCGAAGCTCATCTTTCCAACATTCTCACCTTTATTAACTACCGCCTCAGCTACTATTTTGTAGCGCACTTCGCCGATGCCCGCGCCGTGGGTATTCTTTCCGTAGGAGTAGCCCTGGCCGAGGCCATCTGGATGATTCCGCGCAGCACCGCACTTATGCAGTATACTGAGCTGGTGCGGGCTGATGACAAGCGGGCGCAGGTGGCTAGGGCCATGCGCCTCACCCGCCTTACCCTTTTCCTGACCGTGGCCGCCGTGGTGGTGCTGTGTGCTTTGCCGCCGCAGCTTCTTTCTCTGGTGTTTGGACTGGAGTTTGCCACCGCCCGCCCCGTTATTCTGCTGCTGGCCCCGGGCGTGGTGGCCATTGCCCTCAGCCAGATTTGCAGCACTTATTTTACGGCCGTTACCCACTACCGCGTCAATAACCTGGCTACCCTGCTGGGCGTGGTGGTCACGCTGGTAGGCTGTGTAACGGTGGTGCCGGCCTGGGGCATTCGAGGTGCCGCGCTGGTCATGACTGTTTCCTACAGCTGCTCGGCGCTGTATCTGGTGCGCGCTTTCCTGCGAGCCACCGGTATCCGGTTGCTGGATTTACTACCGCGGCGCGAAGACGCCACCTACGCCTGGCAGCTGCTTCGCCTGGCTCAACCGCTTGCCACTGCCACAGAAGACGCCGCTTAA
- the gcvH gene encoding glycine cleavage system protein GcvH, which produces MNLPANLQYTKEHEWIRVEGDVAYIGITDHAQRELGDIVYVDIDTLDKEVAQNDVFGTVEAVKTVSDLFSPISGTVLEVNEKLDGSPELVNSDPYGDGWMIKMSIGNQAELADLLKAEAYGELIGA; this is translated from the coding sequence ATGAACTTGCCCGCCAACCTGCAGTACACCAAAGAGCACGAGTGGATTCGCGTAGAAGGTGACGTTGCCTACATCGGCATCACCGACCACGCGCAGAGAGAGCTCGGCGACATTGTGTATGTTGACATTGACACCCTCGACAAAGAGGTAGCCCAGAACGACGTATTTGGCACCGTAGAGGCCGTAAAAACTGTATCGGACCTGTTCAGCCCTATTTCCGGCACCGTGCTGGAAGTAAACGAGAAGCTGGACGGCAGCCCCGAGCTGGTAAACTCTGACCCCTACGGCGACGGCTGGATGATCAAAATGTCGATTGGCAACCAGGCGGAGCTGGCAGACCTGCTCAAGGCCGAAGCCTACGGCGAGCTGATCGGCGCATAA
- a CDS encoding YicC/YloC family endoribonuclease, with product MLQSMTGYGTATRETDQYSLVVEAKSLNSKGLDLSLRLPRFLNDKELEIRNMVTRALGRGKINLSVDFSRPRTTASVQFALNQEALVAAYEELSRAAELVGAPKTDLFALALKMPGIIQSPSEAARPDETEALSWEELQPVVQEALDKLNQFRQDEGQTLTTEILSYIDRIRILLADVDRHDPVRVDTIREKLRAHLADLSTSEQFNANRFEQELLYYIEKLDIAEEKVRLISHLHYFNETVFLPEPTGKKLAFISQEIGREINTIGSKANDPVIQHLVVEMKEELEKIKEQINNIL from the coding sequence ATGCTCCAATCCATGACCGGCTACGGTACCGCCACCCGCGAAACCGACCAGTATTCTCTCGTTGTTGAAGCCAAATCCCTGAACTCAAAAGGCCTGGACCTGAGCCTGCGCCTGCCGCGCTTTCTCAATGATAAGGAGCTGGAAATCCGCAACATGGTCACCCGGGCGCTGGGCCGCGGCAAAATCAACCTGAGCGTTGACTTCAGCCGCCCCCGTACCACGGCCTCCGTGCAGTTTGCCCTCAACCAGGAAGCCCTGGTGGCCGCTTATGAGGAGTTATCCCGCGCGGCGGAGCTGGTAGGCGCGCCCAAAACTGACCTGTTTGCTTTGGCCCTGAAGATGCCCGGCATTATTCAAAGCCCGTCTGAAGCCGCCCGCCCCGACGAGACCGAGGCCTTGTCCTGGGAGGAATTGCAGCCCGTGGTACAGGAAGCGCTGGATAAGCTTAATCAGTTCCGGCAGGATGAAGGCCAGACCCTGACCACCGAAATCCTGAGCTACATTGACCGGATCCGCATTCTGCTGGCCGATGTAGACCGCCACGACCCGGTGCGGGTAGACACCATCCGGGAAAAGCTACGGGCTCATCTGGCCGATTTAAGCACCTCTGAGCAGTTCAATGCCAACCGTTTTGAGCAGGAACTGCTCTACTACATCGAGAAGCTGGACATTGCCGAAGAAAAGGTCCGGTTGATCAGTCATTTGCATTATTTTAACGAAACAGTATTTCTGCCCGAACCCACGGGCAAAAAGCTGGCTTTTATCTCGCAGGAGATTGGGCGGGAAATAAATACTATCGGTTCCAAGGCCAACGACCCTGTGATTCAGCACTTAGTAGTGGAAATGAAGGAAGAGCTGGAGAAAATAAAAGAGCAAATCAACAATATTCTCTAA